The following coding sequences lie in one Pontibacter sp. G13 genomic window:
- a CDS encoding NAD-dependent epimerase/dehydratase family protein, whose protein sequence is MRMFITGASGFIGGAIARSLGKEHEIHAMARSQLSAARIERMGFTPVRCALGQVRPTDLAPADCVIHAAAMVDDWGTHKQFWQTNVEGTRQLLKTAQVAGVRKFIHISTEAVLMNGGHLMGIDERTPYPKRTPFFYSETKREAEKLVVQSNIPGVFETMVLRPRFVWGPGDKTILPALVDAVKAGTFVWVDKGKALNSPTHVDNLVHGLKLMLQKGTPGEIYFITDGELVDQKYFLTELLHTQGIEPPEKSLPSWAVLPAARMADIAYRLAKRKQAPPITYFAACLMAKNCVIRIDKAKRELGYRPIVKVAQGLEALKISS, encoded by the coding sequence ATGCGAATGTTTATCACCGGGGCTTCGGGATTCATTGGCGGCGCAATTGCCCGTTCGCTGGGAAAGGAACACGAGATTCATGCCATGGCGCGATCTCAGCTTTCCGCTGCCCGGATTGAACGAATGGGATTTACGCCCGTGAGATGTGCGCTTGGACAGGTAAGGCCTACAGACCTTGCCCCTGCGGACTGTGTGATTCATGCCGCTGCGATGGTCGATGACTGGGGAACGCACAAGCAATTCTGGCAAACGAATGTCGAGGGGACCCGCCAATTGCTCAAAACCGCCCAAGTGGCTGGTGTCCGGAAATTTATCCATATCAGTACAGAGGCAGTCTTGATGAATGGCGGTCATCTGATGGGAATCGACGAACGAACTCCCTATCCCAAACGGACCCCTTTCTTCTATTCCGAGACCAAACGCGAGGCGGAAAAACTGGTGGTTCAGTCCAATATTCCGGGCGTATTCGAGACGATGGTGCTAAGACCGCGATTTGTCTGGGGACCCGGAGACAAGACCATCCTTCCCGCATTGGTGGATGCTGTCAAAGCGGGAACCTTCGTGTGGGTGGACAAGGGCAAGGCGCTGAACAGTCCGACCCATGTGGACAACCTCGTCCATGGCCTCAAGCTGATGCTTCAAAAAGGCACTCCCGGAGAGATTTACTTCATAACAGATGGAGAATTGGTGGATCAAAAGTATTTCCTTACGGAACTCCTCCATACCCAAGGGATCGAACCTCCCGAGAAATCCCTGCCAAGTTGGGCGGTGCTTCCCGCTGCCAGAATGGCCGACATAGCCTACCGACTCGCCAAACGAAAGCAAGCCCCTCCGATCACTTATTTCGCTGCCTGCCTCATGGCCAAAAATTGCGTTATTCGCATTGACAAGGCCAAACGGGAACTTGGTTACCGCCCGATCGTAAAGGTCGCTCAGGGGCTTGAAGCCCTCAAAATTTCCTCCTAA
- a CDS encoding Omp28-related outer membrane protein: protein MKHLLTLLMGVLITSTALQAQTKRVLLEEGTGTWCGFCPRGIEVVKNLLKDYPDQVIAIEVHEGDPFDSYIPSYTAGANFSSFPSAHIDRVNLGVSTGSWTSNVVSRLSASTPADISVAVSYNAGTRKATFTVTTDFAQSVSGDYRVGMIVLEDAIRPTGSGYDQANYYAGGSLGPMYGWENKPNPVPAEDMIYSHVARALLTPFGGEANSLPPTISANSQQTNTFEYTLPAEFDSDFVYGVAYLANAATGEILNANLSPYMHGSTNAAPIFLTQPDVNAAINGPYNYKVETYDANLDDVTYSASGLPAWLTLTTNLDGTATLSGMPTMEGTYTITIDANDGTTTESQTFTLNAIRDWYPIGTPAISPSTANAIDLEEDQMGNKYLSYVDNTNKVKVMKFENGTWVDQGGNLNGNALHTTMAVSPAGLVYISTLTTGGLEVHALNNGNYNKIGGTIGNGGNPEMAFAPDGTLYIVYVDWSSNYSGMCKSYNGISWNTVGNGSFSNGTRTSLPQVEIAPDGTPYIMHAFGASALDLRSQVLQYNGVVWMPVGGMEVADNVSTLSDHDIAIGDNGSIYTAMLNTTMRELNVYQLMSGLWVQIGANVADSIANTVTLDAHPGGWPVVGYQDSKSGNGTSVKLYNGTSWEFVGLQGFTDAAIGQRLLIDSQGDYYMAFIDQANGNVAGVEGFGDPTTTAIDEEILEAAQLGVYPNPNQGVFTVTYTEGTRLQVFNLSGQLVHSAALEAGFGEQAIEVNLSALQTGMYLVQVVGGPVVQTAKVLVE, encoded by the coding sequence ATGAAACATCTATTGACCCTACTGATGGGAGTATTGATTACTTCCACCGCCCTCCAAGCCCAAACCAAGCGCGTATTGCTGGAAGAAGGTACTGGAACGTGGTGCGGATTCTGTCCAAGAGGAATTGAAGTTGTCAAAAACCTGCTCAAGGACTACCCTGATCAGGTGATTGCCATCGAAGTTCACGAAGGAGATCCATTTGATAGCTACATCCCTAGCTACACTGCTGGAGCCAATTTCTCCAGTTTTCCATCTGCTCACATTGACCGCGTGAATTTGGGCGTCAGCACCGGTAGCTGGACCTCAAACGTCGTCAGCAGACTGAGCGCTTCTACCCCTGCTGACATCTCTGTGGCAGTATCCTACAATGCCGGTACGCGCAAGGCGACTTTCACCGTGACCACTGACTTCGCTCAGTCTGTGTCTGGTGATTACCGCGTAGGAATGATTGTCTTGGAGGATGCCATCCGCCCAACGGGTAGTGGATACGACCAAGCCAACTACTATGCTGGCGGAAGCTTGGGCCCCATGTACGGATGGGAAAACAAGCCCAACCCAGTCCCTGCCGAAGACATGATCTATAGCCATGTCGCTCGTGCATTGTTGACTCCATTTGGTGGTGAAGCGAACAGCTTGCCCCCAACGATCTCTGCCAATTCCCAGCAGACCAACACGTTTGAGTACACCCTCCCTGCGGAGTTTGATTCTGACTTCGTGTATGGCGTTGCTTACTTGGCCAATGCAGCCACTGGCGAGATCTTGAATGCCAACTTGAGCCCTTACATGCACGGTTCCACCAATGCTGCGCCGATCTTCTTGACGCAGCCAGATGTAAACGCTGCGATCAATGGACCTTACAACTACAAAGTTGAAACCTATGATGCCAACCTCGACGACGTCACCTACTCTGCTTCGGGATTGCCAGCATGGTTGACGTTGACCACCAACTTGGATGGTACTGCGACCCTTTCCGGAATGCCTACCATGGAAGGTACCTACACCATCACCATCGATGCCAATGACGGAACCACTACCGAGTCCCAGACATTCACCTTGAATGCGATTCGCGACTGGTATCCAATCGGTACCCCTGCTATCTCTCCAAGCACTGCGAATGCGATCGACTTGGAAGAGGATCAGATGGGCAACAAGTACCTCTCCTATGTGGACAACACCAACAAGGTGAAGGTCATGAAGTTCGAAAATGGTACTTGGGTAGATCAGGGAGGTAACCTCAATGGTAACGCCCTGCACACCACCATGGCTGTCTCTCCTGCCGGATTGGTGTACATCTCTACCCTGACTACAGGGGGTCTTGAGGTTCACGCGTTGAACAACGGCAACTACAACAAAATCGGTGGAACCATCGGCAATGGTGGCAACCCTGAAATGGCTTTCGCACCAGACGGAACGCTGTATATCGTGTACGTCGACTGGAGCAGCAACTACTCCGGTATGTGTAAAAGCTACAACGGAATCTCTTGGAATACTGTCGGAAACGGTTCATTCTCCAACGGAACTCGCACGAGCCTTCCTCAGGTTGAGATTGCTCCTGATGGAACTCCATACATCATGCACGCTTTCGGCGCTTCTGCCTTGGATCTGCGCTCTCAGGTATTGCAATACAACGGTGTTGTCTGGATGCCAGTTGGTGGCATGGAAGTAGCCGATAACGTGAGCACACTTAGCGACCACGATATCGCGATCGGTGACAATGGATCTATCTACACCGCTATGTTGAACACCACCATGCGTGAGCTGAATGTATACCAGCTGATGTCTGGACTTTGGGTACAGATCGGTGCCAATGTTGCTGATAGTATTGCCAATACCGTTACGTTGGATGCTCACCCCGGTGGATGGCCTGTAGTTGGCTACCAAGACTCCAAGTCTGGAAACGGTACTTCCGTGAAATTGTACAATGGAACTTCTTGGGAGTTTGTTGGGCTTCAAGGCTTCACTGACGCTGCAATCGGCCAAAGACTCTTGATTGATAGCCAAGGCGATTACTACATGGCCTTTATCGACCAAGCCAATGGAAACGTTGCAGGCGTAGAAGGATTCGGTGATCCAACCACAACCGCTATCGACGAGGAAATCCTCGAAGCTGCGCAGCTCGGTGTGTATCCGAACCCGAACCAAGGAGTCTTCACGGTTACTTACACAGAGGGAACTCGCCTTCAAGTATTCAACTTGTCTGGTCAGTTGGTGCACAGTGCTGCACTGGAAGCTGGATTCGGAGAGCAAGCCATCGAGGTGAACCTTTCTGCGCTTCAGACAGGCATGTACTTGGTACAGGTTGTAGGCGGACCGGTCGTACAAACTGCCAAAGTATTGGTGGAGTAA
- a CDS encoding bestrophin family ion channel yields the protein MLTKKRYSVKEMALWTRWETLMFLLFGLLVTILYEILGYTFLKVPWTPLAVIGTAVAFIIGFQNNAAYGRIWEARKIWGGIVNTSRTFGMKVQDMVSDEYAKLPLGPESVKEAQRILIYRHVAWLTALRHAMRQSREWEVFDQHVTNREWSSSIYIPERVTSLDDDLYLYLSPEERHHVMSKGNKATALLYLQSRHLRILKEQGLIWDFAFLNLENVLEELFTLQGKSERIKNFPYPRQYASLGYYFVWIFLILLPFGVVPEFAKIGEHISGLFPIIGDHFVWLSVPFIGIVSWVFHTMERIGRVGENPFEGTANDVPISTIARGIEIDIRQMLDESADLIPSQFPDHNHVQM from the coding sequence ATGCTTACCAAAAAGCGGTATTCCGTCAAAGAGATGGCCCTTTGGACGCGCTGGGAAACCTTGATGTTCCTCTTGTTTGGGCTATTGGTCACCATTCTGTATGAAATCCTCGGGTATACATTTCTCAAAGTTCCTTGGACACCCCTCGCGGTCATTGGTACCGCTGTAGCCTTCATTATTGGCTTTCAGAACAATGCCGCTTACGGACGAATTTGGGAAGCCCGGAAAATCTGGGGGGGAATTGTCAACACCTCCCGAACTTTTGGGATGAAGGTTCAAGACATGGTTTCGGATGAATATGCCAAATTGCCCCTTGGTCCAGAGTCTGTCAAAGAAGCCCAACGAATCCTGATTTATCGTCATGTAGCTTGGCTGACTGCGCTCAGACATGCCATGCGCCAATCTCGCGAATGGGAGGTATTTGACCAACACGTCACCAATCGTGAGTGGTCCAGCTCCATCTACATTCCCGAGCGAGTGACGAGCCTCGATGATGACCTCTACCTCTATCTTTCTCCAGAGGAGCGGCACCATGTCATGAGCAAAGGCAATAAGGCGACAGCTTTGCTGTATCTTCAATCTAGGCATCTACGAATCCTGAAGGAGCAAGGCCTGATCTGGGATTTTGCCTTCCTGAATTTGGAGAATGTGTTGGAGGAGCTGTTCACCCTCCAAGGGAAATCTGAGCGGATCAAGAATTTCCCCTATCCACGTCAGTATGCCTCATTGGGCTACTATTTCGTATGGATTTTCCTCATTCTCCTGCCATTTGGCGTAGTCCCTGAATTTGCCAAAATCGGGGAACATATCTCCGGCCTCTTTCCCATCATCGGAGACCATTTTGTGTGGTTGTCTGTACCCTTCATCGGGATTGTCTCCTGGGTTTTTCATACGATGGAGCGGATTGGGCGTGTAGGGGAAAATCCCTTCGAGGGGACTGCGAATGATGTGCCGATTTCGACAATTGCTAGAGGGATTGAGATCGACATTCGCCAGATGCTGGACGAGTCGGCGGACCTTATTCCCTCCCAATTCCCAGATCACAATCATGTCCAGATGTAA
- a CDS encoding DUF1573 domain-containing protein translates to MKQLTVYLTAFLMVGVVAVSSVSAQTESDINVSKELKKVLKELPADAQMEVLEYAKRKQKALARLEERKAQQRAKLDAAVAEQQARTQQSVTTAQPKQGQQLNLNQDRTSNVTIPNPANAQTPARPPYLEEAESMTATTVEWGETMHKFGKVVTGTKVNHTFKFKNTGDQPLKLTRVKASCGCTTPKWTKEEIAPGEEGIIEVTFNTSGKSGPQRKTVTVTGNFEPINMVLRIQGEVTPKAPASTN, encoded by the coding sequence ATGAAACAATTGACTGTATACTTGACCGCCTTTCTGATGGTAGGCGTAGTGGCGGTTTCTTCCGTCTCTGCTCAGACCGAATCCGACATCAATGTCAGCAAGGAATTGAAGAAAGTGTTGAAAGAGCTTCCTGCCGATGCGCAAATGGAAGTATTGGAATATGCGAAACGCAAGCAGAAAGCGTTGGCTCGCCTAGAAGAGCGCAAAGCCCAACAACGCGCCAAATTGGATGCTGCTGTAGCTGAACAGCAAGCGCGTACCCAGCAGTCTGTGACCACTGCACAGCCCAAACAAGGTCAGCAGCTGAATCTCAATCAGGACAGAACCAGCAATGTGACCATCCCTAATCCTGCCAACGCTCAGACTCCTGCGCGTCCGCCATACCTGGAAGAGGCAGAGAGCATGACCGCTACCACCGTTGAGTGGGGAGAGACCATGCACAAGTTTGGAAAGGTTGTGACTGGCACCAAAGTGAACCACACTTTCAAATTCAAAAATACTGGTGACCAACCGCTGAAGCTCACCCGTGTGAAGGCTTCCTGCGGATGTACCACCCCAAAATGGACCAAAGAAGAAATCGCTCCCGGCGAAGAAGGAATCATCGAGGTGACCTTCAACACTTCCGGTAAGTCTGGTCCTCAGCGCAAAACCGTTACCGTAACTGGAAACTTCGAGCCCATCAACATGGTGCTTCGTATCCAAGGAGAAGTAACGCCTAAAGCTCCTGCTTCTACCAACTAG
- a CDS encoding cation transporter — protein sequence MKHTFKTNINCGGCIAKVKPVLDQVQEIEQWEVDTAHPDKILTVEGALTADSVMELVQGAGFNISPKKRGLLGWMKS from the coding sequence ATGAAACATACTTTCAAAACCAATATCAACTGCGGCGGTTGTATCGCCAAAGTGAAGCCTGTACTGGATCAGGTGCAGGAAATCGAGCAATGGGAGGTGGATACTGCCCATCCTGACAAGATATTGACTGTTGAGGGAGCTTTGACTGCTGATTCTGTCATGGAGTTGGTACAAGGGGCAGGATTCAACATTTCCCCCAAAAAACGGGGCTTGTTGGGTTGGATGAAATCCTAA
- a CDS encoding cation-translocating P-type ATPase — MDTTHTLTPTQHVEMNVQGMTCTNCALGVERYLQQAGMESVSVDFSSGIVSFDNRAEKSLKDLEKGISQLGFQVVHDPNEAGGFSKIEWLFGLSIIFTIPLILHMFVSWHWLHNPNVQLALSTPVFLMGMYHFGRSGLASLRSGVANMDVLITIGALSAYGYSLYGTVMGLGPDYMFYETAASIISLVLLGNVLEHRAVKKTTSAVKDLVHLQPKSARRITMDESGRETLETIPAQRVKVGDLLQINTGDQIPVDGIIAGGEATLDESMISGESLPVDRSMGDSVVAGTILVSGNLRIEAKAIGKETVLSQIIRMVRQAQADKPDIQQLADRISAVFVPVVLSISALTFILAYWGFDLGLRAAMLQSIAVLVIACPCAMGLATPTAVIVGIGRASKLGLLIKGGRTLEKLDKSQTWVFDKTGTLTTGAFEVAELQAPSGEEMAVQAVIKGIELYSTHPIAQSLAQAWPMVDAAQMREVKEMKGVGMHAVGPDGSQYQLGSFRIAEGLTEDLSHSLYLLKDGQLWASLDLQDQIRPGAANLIYYLKSKGITPVMLSGDRRASCERVADSLGIDSVFAEQLPHEKLERITAWSQDQNTVMVGDGINDAPSLARAQVGISLGKATQVAIQASEVVLLNEDLERLEELHKISHHTVVTIRQNLFWAFFYNTVAIPFAALGYLIPALAAATMALSDVVVIGNSLRLRVKRLK; from the coding sequence ATGGATACAACTCATACATTGACCCCCACACAACATGTGGAGATGAACGTGCAGGGGATGACTTGTACGAACTGTGCCTTGGGCGTGGAGCGATATTTACAGCAGGCGGGGATGGAATCCGTATCCGTGGATTTCAGTAGCGGAATCGTCAGCTTTGACAATAGAGCCGAAAAATCCCTCAAAGATCTAGAGAAGGGAATTTCCCAATTGGGGTTTCAGGTAGTCCACGATCCCAACGAAGCAGGAGGATTCAGCAAGATTGAATGGCTGTTTGGCCTTTCCATCATCTTCACCATCCCGCTGATTCTGCACATGTTCGTGTCTTGGCATTGGCTTCACAACCCGAATGTCCAATTGGCATTGTCCACCCCTGTCTTTCTCATGGGGATGTACCACTTTGGCCGTTCTGGTCTCGCTTCTCTGAGGTCGGGCGTAGCCAATATGGATGTGCTGATTACCATCGGTGCGTTGTCTGCCTATGGATATAGCTTGTACGGTACGGTCATGGGACTAGGCCCCGATTACATGTTCTATGAGACCGCTGCGAGTATCATTTCGCTGGTTTTGTTGGGAAATGTCCTGGAGCATCGCGCCGTCAAGAAGACCACGAGTGCAGTTAAGGATCTGGTACATCTCCAGCCCAAATCTGCCAGGAGAATTACGATGGATGAATCAGGGAGGGAAACGCTCGAAACCATCCCCGCGCAACGCGTGAAAGTAGGCGACTTACTCCAAATCAACACCGGAGATCAGATTCCGGTGGATGGCATCATTGCGGGAGGAGAAGCCACATTGGATGAATCCATGATCTCGGGCGAAAGCCTTCCTGTGGATCGGTCTATGGGGGATTCTGTGGTCGCAGGTACCATCCTCGTTTCCGGAAACCTTCGAATCGAAGCAAAGGCCATCGGCAAGGAAACCGTGCTCTCCCAAATCATCCGGATGGTCAGGCAAGCACAGGCCGACAAACCCGATATCCAGCAATTGGCGGATAGGATTAGTGCAGTTTTCGTTCCCGTGGTTTTGTCAATTTCTGCCTTGACCTTCATCTTGGCCTATTGGGGCTTTGACTTGGGGTTGCGAGCTGCCATGTTGCAAAGTATTGCAGTGCTGGTTATTGCCTGTCCTTGTGCGATGGGATTGGCGACACCGACTGCTGTCATTGTCGGAATTGGTCGTGCAAGCAAATTGGGCCTCTTGATAAAAGGAGGGCGCACATTGGAGAAACTGGACAAATCGCAGACTTGGGTTTTCGACAAAACGGGTACCCTGACGACGGGCGCTTTTGAAGTGGCAGAATTGCAGGCACCTTCGGGCGAGGAAATGGCCGTCCAAGCTGTAATCAAGGGAATCGAGTTGTATTCCACCCATCCGATTGCTCAGTCATTGGCACAAGCTTGGCCGATGGTGGATGCCGCCCAGATGCGTGAGGTCAAGGAGATGAAAGGAGTGGGTATGCATGCAGTTGGACCTGATGGCAGCCAATACCAACTTGGGAGTTTCCGGATTGCCGAGGGGTTGACTGAGGATTTGAGCCACAGTCTATACCTACTCAAAGATGGACAATTGTGGGCCAGCTTGGATCTGCAGGATCAAATTAGGCCGGGCGCTGCGAATTTGATCTACTACCTCAAAAGCAAAGGCATTACCCCTGTCATGCTTAGTGGTGATCGACGGGCCTCTTGTGAACGGGTCGCGGATTCCCTTGGGATTGACTCGGTCTTTGCCGAGCAACTGCCGCATGAGAAATTGGAGCGGATCACAGCTTGGTCCCAAGATCAAAACACCGTGATGGTGGGAGACGGCATCAATGACGCCCCTTCCCTGGCTCGGGCTCAAGTCGGGATATCCCTGGGAAAAGCTACACAGGTAGCCATTCAGGCTTCCGAGGTGGTGCTGTTGAATGAAGATCTGGAGCGACTCGAGGAGCTGCACAAAATCAGCCACCATACTGTTGTGACCATTCGTCAGAATCTTTTCTGGGCGTTTTTCTACAACACCGTGGCGATTCCGTTTGCAGCACTGGGATATCTCATCCCTGCTTTGGCGGCTGCTACGATGGCGCTTTCCGATGTCGTGGTGATTGGGAATTCTCTGCGACTTCGAGTCAAACGGTTGAAGTAA
- a CDS encoding outer membrane beta-barrel protein: MKRHLLGLWLLSGICAFPAWLGAQQLAFKAQPNAQNSPFEFEVYAGPVTQIALGPWVSAFGEPYSEEENPSFINYDYEGSITPMVSGLLGFRCNYEWSESLSLNAGLQFVSKGYRVRTTYSYHDPDFQYDEYITEVYKIKKKTVEIPLGVTVHTAGAFSFELGVMASFSGDSSVRVLSRFDREVRINGARSEQLSTDEARSEIRLPAYNRGFVPSASLALRYQINDQFNARLYSTFSHNILASAAPVHNLGIGLVIGYVFDPTSISIPGT; this comes from the coding sequence ATGAAAAGACATCTTTTGGGCCTATGGCTCCTGTCGGGAATCTGTGCCTTTCCCGCATGGCTAGGGGCTCAGCAATTGGCTTTCAAAGCCCAACCCAATGCCCAGAATTCTCCATTTGAATTCGAGGTGTATGCTGGACCAGTCACCCAGATCGCCTTGGGCCCTTGGGTTTCTGCCTTCGGAGAACCCTACTCTGAAGAAGAGAATCCTAGTTTTATCAACTACGACTATGAAGGTTCCATCACACCGATGGTTTCCGGCTTGTTGGGATTCAGGTGCAACTACGAATGGTCAGAGTCCCTTTCCCTGAATGCGGGTCTGCAATTCGTCAGCAAAGGTTATCGGGTCCGGACCACCTATTCCTACCATGATCCGGATTTTCAATATGATGAGTACATCACCGAGGTGTACAAGATCAAAAAGAAAACCGTGGAGATTCCGTTGGGGGTGACAGTTCATACAGCTGGGGCGTTTTCCTTCGAATTAGGCGTAATGGCCAGTTTTTCTGGAGATTCTTCAGTCAGGGTCCTTTCCCGATTTGACAGAGAAGTACGCATCAATGGTGCACGAAGTGAGCAATTGTCTACAGATGAAGCACGATCTGAGATTCGCCTTCCTGCCTACAATCGGGGGTTTGTTCCATCAGCTTCATTGGCACTCCGGTATCAGATCAATGACCAGTTCAACGCCCGCCTCTACAGCACTTTTTCCCACAACATATTGGCGAGCGCTGCACCTGTCCATAATCTGGGGATAGGTCTGGTGATCGGCTACGTATTCGATCCAACTTCCATTTCCATTCCCGGTACTTGA
- a CDS encoding right-handed parallel beta-helix repeat-containing protein codes for MHAVNLLQKGVLVGLWMGICSLAMGTTYYVSPSGNDDRPGTSRDLAWKTLARVQSQMIEPGDEILLEGGATFRGNLVFAPPRIGTRSNPIIIGSYGKGKAKIEAGKLSGIEVLNGAGFEIRDLIIVGDGRSDNDRHGILFYRESVSQTYLAHIRIEGVEASGFNRGGITVYAKEDEAEAAFEDIRITGCVSHDNGDHGIELRGKVRSGTKYAFRQAYIGHCESYRNYGQLGKTQAHTGSGIVIGNTDGAIIERSIAYQNGRDNRFQGGGPVGIWLWDTREGVIQSCESHHNQTGSGKDGGGFDLDGGCRDCVIQYCYSHDNDGAGYLIAEYDGARPLRNAALRFNISENDGRANGYGGIHLWKGRGTLSDVAIYHNTVYMSPANQGTPTAFKLLKSGMQNIRVVNNVFWVKGNLPTVDIGPENAGVWFLSNDYFTQNGDLQIIHGASVYAQLSQWRKQKAQEIHRNKPYGMVVNPRFNSVGNGGTVGNPDKLHELDAYQLSIESPLKGAAFPVAKRFEWELGPYDFFLKTHPFQGGDIGASLAPRPHHQQPSDVSVSWNQESLEIKAKFPHSLSSAPVNVEFRASEEETFLPLGELPTSVGGVDREGVFPSGAPLSGEVRLSWTDEMGVAHTTVRSVDGPAFDMRVAYLAGQKRIRIWGMIGQQSAKWTLWNLQQQELLAGSFDRFGAEYQEIAIRQPLASGLYIVRVESGGQIMTELVQIP; via the coding sequence ATGCACGCTGTAAATCTGCTCCAGAAAGGAGTCCTCGTAGGTCTCTGGATGGGCATTTGTTCACTCGCTATGGGTACGACCTATTACGTCAGTCCATCGGGCAACGATGACCGTCCGGGTACGAGCCGCGACCTTGCCTGGAAGACCCTCGCTCGGGTTCAATCGCAAATGATCGAGCCGGGGGATGAAATCCTGCTCGAAGGAGGCGCTACCTTTCGGGGCAATCTCGTTTTCGCACCGCCAAGGATTGGCACCCGTTCCAATCCCATCATCATCGGAAGCTATGGCAAGGGAAAGGCCAAGATTGAGGCGGGGAAGCTTTCGGGGATCGAAGTCCTCAATGGCGCAGGATTTGAGATCCGGGACTTGATCATCGTGGGAGACGGCCGCTCGGACAATGATCGACATGGCATCCTGTTTTATCGCGAAAGTGTGTCTCAGACGTATCTGGCGCATATTCGGATCGAAGGCGTAGAAGCTTCCGGATTCAATCGTGGAGGCATCACGGTCTATGCCAAGGAGGATGAAGCCGAGGCCGCTTTCGAAGATATCCGGATTACAGGCTGTGTTTCGCACGACAACGGCGATCATGGGATCGAGCTACGTGGAAAGGTCCGGTCTGGGACCAAGTACGCATTTCGGCAGGCATATATCGGACACTGCGAATCTTACCGAAACTATGGCCAATTAGGCAAAACCCAAGCACACACTGGAAGTGGGATCGTTATCGGAAATACGGATGGGGCGATTATTGAACGTTCCATTGCCTATCAAAATGGCCGAGACAATCGATTTCAGGGTGGGGGTCCCGTGGGAATCTGGCTCTGGGATACTCGGGAAGGTGTCATTCAATCCTGCGAATCTCATCACAACCAGACTGGATCAGGCAAAGACGGAGGCGGATTTGACCTGGATGGTGGATGCCGCGATTGTGTCATTCAGTATTGCTACTCCCATGACAATGACGGAGCAGGCTATTTGATCGCAGAGTACGATGGCGCTCGGCCGTTGAGAAATGCCGCCCTGCGCTTCAATATCAGTGAAAATGATGGACGTGCCAATGGCTATGGAGGAATTCACCTCTGGAAGGGCCGTGGGACGCTTTCCGATGTAGCGATCTATCATAACACGGTGTACATGAGCCCTGCCAATCAGGGAACACCTACGGCCTTCAAGCTGCTCAAAAGCGGCATGCAGAATATTCGGGTCGTCAACAATGTCTTTTGGGTGAAAGGCAATTTGCCTACCGTGGATATCGGCCCAGAGAATGCCGGAGTGTGGTTTTTGTCCAATGACTATTTTACCCAAAACGGTGATCTCCAGATCATTCACGGAGCTTCGGTCTATGCCCAACTTTCGCAGTGGCGCAAGCAGAAAGCGCAGGAAATCCATCGAAACAAACCTTACGGGATGGTGGTGAATCCAAGGTTCAATTCCGTAGGAAACGGCGGGACAGTCGGAAATCCCGACAAGCTTCACGAACTCGATGCCTACCAACTCAGCATTGAATCCCCCCTCAAGGGAGCTGCATTTCCCGTGGCGAAGCGCTTCGAATGGGAATTGGGACCTTATGACTTTTTCCTCAAGACCCATCCATTTCAAGGAGGGGACATTGGCGCCTCGCTGGCGCCGAGACCGCATCACCAGCAGCCTTCCGATGTGTCGGTTTCATGGAATCAGGAATCCCTCGAAATTAAAGCCAAGTTCCCCCACAGCCTTTCTTCCGCCCCTGTGAACGTGGAGTTTCGGGCTTCTGAGGAGGAGACATTTCTCCCATTGGGTGAATTGCCTACTTCGGTTGGAGGAGTTGATCGGGAAGGTGTTTTTCCTTCAGGCGCTCCACTGAGCGGTGAGGTGAGACTGAGTTGGACTGATGAAATGGGCGTTGCACATACGACGGTTCGCTCAGTGGATGGACCTGCTTTCGACATGCGAGTAGCGTATCTGGCGGGCCAAAAGCGCATCCGAATCTGGGGGATGATCGGTCAGCAATCTGCCAAATGGACGTTGTGGAATCTCCAGCAACAGGAATTGCTGGCGGGGAGCTTCGATCGTTTTGGCGCAGAGTACCAGGAAATTGCCATCAGGCAGCCTTTGGCGTCGGGATTGTATATTGTCCGTGTGGAATCCGGTGGCCAGATCATGACGGAATTGGTGCAGATCCCCTGA